Proteins from one Pseudobdellovibrionaceae bacterium genomic window:
- a CDS encoding DNA alkylation repair protein, with protein sequence MASALKNLVGRDFIRDVARALETQDRKFDARAFIRDCDGGDWDRLELKARTRRVATQLGHHVPGAFPAQLGKILKVAGNFSGLAALTFPEYVEQFGLKFPELSLPALKELTVYSTSEFGIRPFLREDLSGTLKVMKTWARDPDERVRRLASEGCRPRLPWSFPLKDLMRDPAPVLPILERLKDDESLFVRKSVANHLNDISKDHPELVLRLAKEWIGQSARTDWILKHALRTLLKKGDQRALKLFGVAVAKNVEVRDLKFTAKAFRIGGRVEFSFALVNEARSEQNLRLEYAIHYVKKTKGPSKKVFKISERPFAPGPHALKRSHSLRQMTTREHLPGRHELEVIVNGVTLARGSFQIKN encoded by the coding sequence TTGGCCTCGGCCCTAAAGAACCTTGTGGGTCGCGACTTCATTCGCGACGTGGCCCGCGCACTGGAAACACAAGATCGAAAATTCGATGCGCGCGCGTTCATACGTGATTGCGACGGCGGCGACTGGGATCGCCTGGAGCTGAAGGCCCGCACGCGGCGGGTGGCGACTCAATTGGGTCATCACGTCCCCGGGGCGTTTCCCGCACAGCTCGGGAAAATTCTGAAAGTCGCCGGAAACTTCTCGGGCCTGGCGGCGTTGACCTTTCCGGAATATGTCGAGCAGTTCGGCCTGAAATTCCCGGAGCTCTCGTTGCCCGCGCTCAAAGAGCTGACCGTGTACTCGACGAGCGAGTTCGGTATTCGCCCCTTCCTGCGCGAGGACCTTTCGGGCACGCTCAAAGTCATGAAGACGTGGGCGCGCGATCCGGACGAACGCGTGCGGCGTCTGGCGAGCGAGGGGTGCCGCCCGCGTCTGCCGTGGTCGTTTCCTTTGAAAGATCTCATGCGCGATCCCGCTCCGGTGCTCCCGATTCTGGAAAGACTTAAGGATGACGAATCACTTTTCGTTCGTAAAAGCGTCGCGAATCATCTGAATGACATCTCGAAAGATCATCCCGAGCTCGTCCTGCGGTTGGCGAAAGAGTGGATCGGGCAAAGCGCGCGGACGGATTGGATTTTAAAACACGCGCTGCGGACACTTCTAAAAAAGGGCGATCAGCGCGCGCTGAAACTTTTCGGCGTCGCGGTTGCGAAGAACGTCGAAGTGCGTGATCTGAAGTTCACGGCGAAAGCCTTTCGCATCGGCGGGCGGGTCGAATTTAGCTTCGCGCTCGTGAATGAAGCTCGGTCCGAGCAGAACCTGCGCTTGGAATACGCGATTCACTACGTGAAAAAAACGAAGGGCCCCTCAAAAAAGGTCTTCAAGATCTCGGAAAGACCCTTTGCTCCCGGCCCTCACGCGTTGAAGCGGTCGCACTCGCTTCGTCAGATGACGACGCGTGAACATCTGCCGGGCCGCCACGAGCTGGAGGTCATCGTGAACGGCGTGACCCTCGCGCGCGGCAGCTTTCAAATCAAAAATTAA
- a CDS encoding carbonic anhydrase, which yields MSRMHILKLLAGFRRFQLKNFVGEDSRYARLARGQVPKTLIIGCSDSRVDPALMTSASPGELFVVRNVANMVPPLESSKNGFHGVSAAIEFAVLHLKVENILIIGHRQCGGIAALMSSDRPKEGFIRQWVSIAEDAKKRVLTKYPEADMDTLCRHCEKEAIVDSIRNLRTFPFVAEAEKERGLLILGIYFDLEVGELLEYDEKRNEFAHVSIAGVDWPRP from the coding sequence ATGAGCCGTATGCACATTCTCAAATTGCTGGCCGGATTTCGCCGATTCCAACTCAAGAACTTCGTCGGCGAAGACTCTCGATACGCCCGTTTGGCCCGCGGACAGGTCCCCAAAACTCTGATCATCGGTTGCAGCGACTCACGCGTCGACCCCGCGCTGATGACATCGGCCTCTCCGGGCGAGCTGTTCGTCGTCCGCAACGTCGCCAACATGGTCCCGCCCCTTGAAAGTTCGAAGAACGGTTTCCACGGGGTCAGTGCGGCGATCGAGTTCGCGGTTCTGCACCTCAAAGTCGAAAATATCCTGATCATCGGCCACCGTCAGTGCGGCGGGATCGCGGCGCTGATGTCGTCGGACCGCCCGAAAGAGGGTTTCATCCGTCAGTGGGTTTCCATCGCCGAGGACGCGAAAAAGCGGGTCCTGACTAAATACCCTGAGGCCGACATGGACACCCTTTGTCGTCACTGCGAAAAAGAGGCGATCGTGGACTCGATTCGTAATCTGCGCACCTTCCCCTTCGTCGCCGAAGCCGAGAAAGAGCGCGGTCTGCTGATCCTGGGGATCTATTTCGATCTCGAGGTCGGCGAACTTCTGGAGTACGACGAGAAACGCAACGAATTTGCCCACGTCAGCATCGCGGGGGTCGATTGGCCTCGGCCCTAA